A stretch of Chitinophaga caeni DNA encodes these proteins:
- a CDS encoding thiamine-binding protein, which yields MKHQVNIALQIVPQVPSEKVYETVDKAIAVIHNSGYKYRVCPFETVMEGPYDELMEVVKKAQEVCLEAGASQLLVYIKVQVKADADVYIEDKTAKYD from the coding sequence ATGAAACATCAAGTGAATATTGCCTTACAGATCGTGCCGCAAGTTCCTTCCGAAAAAGTGTATGAAACGGTAGACAAGGCTATTGCAGTGATCCATAATTCCGGTTACAAGTACCGTGTTTGCCCATTCGAAACCGTGATGGAAGGGCCTTATGACGAGTTGATGGAAGTTGTAAAAAAAGCACAGGAAGTTTGCTTGGAAGCAGGCGCTTCCCAATTATTGGTATATATAAAAGTTCAAGTGAAGGCCGATGCTGATGTTTATATTGAGGATAAAACAGCGAAATACGATTAA
- a CDS encoding bifunctional GNAT family N-acetyltransferase/carbon-nitrogen hydrolase family protein has product MADTIEIRNLTAEDYFDLKESMLSAYSDMQGSYWREPTIRRLISLFPEGQIAVAVNGKVVGCALSIIVDYDKFGDDHTYEEITGYYTFSTHNPKGNVLYGIEVFVHPEYRGMRLARRLYDARKVICEQLNLRGIVAGGRIPNYDKYSDKLTPREYIDKVRYKEIYDPTLTFQISNDFTVKKILRNYLPSDEASHGFATLLQWYNIYYEDDRDTIRLNKSTVRIGLVQLQMRTYRGVDELMKQAEYFVDAVSDYESDFCVFPELFNAPLMMEFNQLDQAGAMRGLANYTESIRQKFSEFAVSYNVNIITGSMPIVIDEQLYNISYLCRRDGTFDFYKKIHLTPNEVSAWGMKGGDEIKVFDTDCGKIGILICYDVEFPELSRILAHQGMKILFVPFLTDTQNGYNRVRFCAQARAIENECYVAIAGCVGNLPKVNNMDLQYAQSSVFTPSDFQFPVNGTKADATPNTEMIVIADVDLVLLKELHAFGSVQNLKDRRTDLYEIEIKKKSEPKQRELPNEWSEG; this is encoded by the coding sequence ATGGCGGATACAATTGAAATTAGGAATTTAACAGCAGAAGATTATTTCGATTTGAAAGAATCCATGCTGAGCGCTTACAGCGATATGCAAGGAAGCTACTGGAGAGAGCCTACCATCCGCCGCTTGATCTCACTGTTCCCGGAAGGGCAGATCGCGGTTGCCGTGAATGGAAAGGTAGTAGGTTGCGCATTGTCGATCATAGTGGACTATGATAAATTCGGTGATGATCATACATATGAAGAAATTACAGGTTATTATACTTTCAGCACGCACAACCCCAAAGGAAACGTACTGTACGGGATCGAGGTTTTCGTGCACCCCGAGTACAGGGGGATGCGATTGGCAAGACGTTTATATGACGCGAGGAAAGTGATATGCGAACAATTGAATCTCAGGGGCATCGTTGCCGGGGGCAGGATCCCCAATTACGACAAGTATTCTGATAAGCTAACACCGCGTGAATATATCGATAAAGTCCGCTACAAGGAGATCTATGACCCGACCTTAACATTCCAGATATCGAATGACTTCACGGTAAAAAAGATCTTGAGAAACTATCTACCGAGCGATGAAGCTTCACATGGCTTCGCAACTTTATTACAATGGTATAATATTTATTATGAAGATGATCGGGATACCATCAGGCTGAATAAATCGACCGTGAGGATCGGCCTCGTTCAACTACAAATGAGAACTTACCGGGGGGTAGATGAGCTGATGAAACAAGCCGAATATTTCGTAGATGCCGTGAGCGATTATGAATCCGATTTCTGCGTATTCCCCGAATTGTTCAATGCGCCGCTGATGATGGAGTTTAACCAACTCGACCAGGCCGGCGCGATGAGGGGATTGGCAAATTATACGGAAAGCATCCGCCAAAAATTCAGCGAGTTCGCCGTATCATATAATGTTAATATCATTACCGGGAGTATGCCTATCGTGATCGATGAACAGTTATACAATATTTCCTATCTATGTAGGCGCGACGGCACCTTCGACTTTTATAAAAAGATCCACCTAACACCAAATGAAGTTTCTGCCTGGGGAATGAAGGGCGGTGATGAGATTAAAGTGTTTGATACTGACTGCGGCAAGATCGGCATATTGATTTGTTACGATGTAGAATTTCCTGAATTGTCGCGGATACTGGCACACCAGGGCATGAAAATTTTGTTTGTACCATTCCTGACAGATACTCAAAACGGCTACAACAGGGTACGGTTTTGTGCGCAAGCAAGGGCCATTGAGAATGAATGTTATGTTGCCATTGCAGGATGCGTCGGTAATTTACCCAAGGTGAATAATATGGACTTGCAATATGCGCAATCATCCGTGTTTACACCTTCCGATTTTCAATTCCCGGTCAACGGCACCAAGGCAGATGCGACACCTAATACCGAGATGATCGTGATTGCCGATGTGGATCTAGTACTCTTAAAAGAATTGCATGCCTTCGGGAGCGTACAGAACCTAAAAGACCGCCGCACGGACTTGTACGAGATTGAAATCAAGAAAAAATCAGAACCTAAGCAAAGAGAATTGCCGAACGAATGGAGCGAAGGATAA